A portion of the Kineosporia corallincola genome contains these proteins:
- the truA gene encoding tRNA pseudouridine(38-40) synthase TruA, translating into MRIRLDLGYDGTDFSGWAAQPGRRTVEEVLATGLGTILRLPRPPKLTVAGRTDAGVHARAQVAHVDVPREVWERVPGRSDRPPAAALLTRLAGVLPGDVRVHGASIAPAGFDARFSAVHRRYAYRISDHPAGAPPLRRRDVLSHRRPLDAAAMSAAATTLTGLNDFAAFCKHREGATTIRTLITYEWRRDEDGLLVATVLADAFCHSMVRALVGAVLPVGEGRRPVSWPAQILTAARRDPHVTVVPPHGLVLEEVGYPADAELAARAREARAVRTLGG; encoded by the coding sequence ATCCGGATCCGGCTCGATCTGGGTTACGACGGAACGGATTTCAGCGGCTGGGCCGCCCAGCCGGGCCGGCGCACGGTGGAGGAGGTCCTGGCCACCGGGCTCGGCACGATCCTGCGACTGCCGCGGCCACCGAAACTGACCGTGGCCGGCCGGACCGACGCCGGGGTGCACGCCCGGGCGCAGGTGGCCCACGTCGACGTGCCGCGTGAGGTGTGGGAACGGGTGCCCGGCCGCAGCGACCGGCCACCGGCGGCGGCCCTGCTGACCCGCCTGGCCGGGGTGCTGCCGGGAGACGTGCGGGTGCACGGGGCCTCGATCGCCCCGGCCGGGTTCGACGCCCGGTTCTCCGCCGTGCACCGGCGCTACGCCTACCGGATCAGCGACCATCCGGCCGGTGCCCCGCCGCTGCGCCGCCGGGACGTGCTGAGCCATCGCCGTCCCCTGGACGCCGCGGCGATGAGCGCCGCCGCCACCACGCTGACCGGGCTGAACGACTTCGCCGCGTTCTGCAAGCACCGCGAGGGCGCCACGACCATCCGCACCCTGATCACCTACGAGTGGCGCCGCGACGAGGACGGCCTGCTGGTGGCGACCGTGCTGGCCGACGCGTTCTGCCACTCGATGGTGCGGGCGCTGGTGGGCGCCGTGCTGCCGGTGGGGGAGGGACGGCGCCCGGTCTCCTGGCCGGCGCAGATCCTGACCGCCGCCCGCCGTGACCCGCACGTCACGGTGGTGCCGCCACACGGTCTGGTGCTGGAGGAGGTCGGCTACCCGGCGGACGCCGAGCTGGCGGCGCGGGCCCGGGAGGCGAGGGCGGTACGGACCCTGGGAGGCTAG
- a CDS encoding ExeM/NucH family extracellular endonuclease: protein MTTTRRDPATPSDRPRPRRTAGVLAAATGLAGLGLLMPSTASAADTATCTGDVTAIGAVQGSGATAAITGAVTVRGVVVGDNEGSSPTLQGFFVQDGGDKDKSTSDGIFVYAPGKDQVKNGDQVQVTGTAAEYQGQTQITATALSVCATGRSVKPTSVKLPLASADSLERYEGMLVRLPQKLTVTEHYLLGRFGQVTVSSGGRLMQPTNVYPADDPRSARLQAENDLNQLIIDDALNNQNPDPIVFGRDGEPLSATNTLRTGDTVKNAVGVLTYTWAGNSASPNAWRLRPVGALNGSADFTAANARPKKTEVDGDLKVASSNLLNYFNTFTGCTYGVGGEAADCRGAENATELERQTAKEVAALTSLDADVIGLMEIENDGYAADSAIAQLTDALNAATEPGTYAYVDTDAATGVTNVAGDDAIKVAMLYRPAAVTPVKTLVENDDLFERHPLSVTFETRKKARVSVVVNHFKSKGCDGATGTDTDQGDGQSCWNTHRVEQATTLASWIDTTVVPAAGDPDVLVIGDLNSYAKEDPILALAAAGYTDMIDRETGSEKAYSYVYDGQSGYLDQALASKSLKSQVKDVEDVHINADEPSVLDYNTNYKTAGQLTSLYAPDRFRTSDHDPVLIGLNLRR, encoded by the coding sequence GTGACGACGACGAGGCGTGACCCCGCCACCCCGAGTGACCGACCCCGGCCGCGCCGCACCGCCGGTGTGCTCGCCGCGGCGACCGGCCTGGCCGGTCTCGGCCTTCTGATGCCCTCGACCGCCAGCGCGGCCGACACGGCTACCTGCACCGGCGACGTGACCGCGATCGGCGCGGTGCAGGGATCCGGTGCCACCGCCGCGATCACCGGCGCGGTCACCGTGCGCGGCGTCGTGGTGGGCGACAACGAGGGCTCCTCGCCCACCCTCCAGGGCTTCTTCGTGCAGGACGGCGGCGACAAGGACAAGTCCACCTCGGACGGCATCTTCGTCTACGCCCCCGGCAAGGACCAGGTGAAGAACGGCGACCAGGTGCAGGTCACCGGCACCGCCGCGGAGTACCAGGGGCAGACCCAGATCACCGCGACCGCGCTGAGCGTCTGCGCCACCGGCCGGAGCGTGAAGCCGACCAGCGTGAAACTCCCGCTGGCGAGCGCCGATTCGCTGGAACGCTACGAGGGCATGCTGGTGCGCCTGCCGCAGAAGCTGACCGTGACCGAGCACTACCTGCTGGGCCGCTTCGGCCAGGTGACGGTGTCGTCGGGCGGCCGGCTGATGCAGCCGACCAACGTGTACCCGGCCGACGACCCGCGCAGCGCGCGGCTCCAGGCCGAGAACGACCTGAACCAGCTGATCATCGACGACGCGCTGAACAACCAGAACCCGGACCCGATCGTGTTCGGGCGCGACGGCGAGCCGCTGAGCGCCACCAACACCCTGCGCACGGGCGACACGGTGAAGAACGCGGTCGGCGTGCTCACCTACACCTGGGCCGGTAACTCGGCGAGCCCCAATGCCTGGCGGCTGCGCCCGGTGGGTGCCCTGAACGGCTCGGCGGACTTCACGGCGGCGAACGCCCGCCCGAAGAAGACCGAGGTGGACGGCGACCTGAAGGTGGCCAGCAGCAACCTGCTCAACTACTTCAACACCTTCACGGGCTGCACCTACGGGGTGGGCGGTGAGGCCGCCGACTGCCGGGGCGCCGAGAACGCCACCGAGCTGGAGCGGCAGACCGCCAAGGAGGTGGCCGCCCTCACCTCGCTGGATGCCGACGTGATCGGCCTGATGGAGATCGAGAACGACGGCTACGCCGCGGACAGCGCGATCGCCCAGCTCACCGATGCCCTGAACGCCGCGACCGAGCCCGGTACCTACGCCTACGTGGACACCGACGCGGCCACCGGCGTCACCAATGTGGCCGGTGACGACGCGATCAAGGTGGCCATGCTCTACCGGCCGGCCGCGGTCACCCCGGTGAAGACGCTGGTGGAGAACGACGACCTGTTCGAGCGGCACCCGCTCTCGGTCACCTTCGAGACGAGGAAGAAGGCCCGCGTCAGCGTGGTGGTCAACCACTTCAAGTCGAAGGGCTGCGACGGCGCGACCGGCACCGACACCGATCAGGGCGACGGCCAGAGCTGCTGGAACACGCACCGCGTGGAGCAGGCCACGACCCTGGCGAGCTGGATCGACACCACCGTGGTGCCCGCCGCGGGCGACCCGGACGTGCTGGTCATCGGTGACCTGAACTCCTACGCCAAGGAGGACCCGATCCTGGCGCTGGCCGCGGCCGGCTACACCGACATGATCGACAGGGAGACCGGCAGCGAGAAGGCCTACTCCTACGTCTACGACGGCCAGTCCGGGTACCTCGACCAGGCGCTGGCCAGCAAGTCGCTGAAGAGCCAGGTCAAGGACGTCGAGGACGTGCACATCAACGCCGACGAGCCCTCGGTGCTGGACTACAACACCAACTACAAGACGGCCGGCCAGCTCACCTCGCTGTACGCCCCCGACCGGTTCCGCACCTCCGACCACGACCCCGTGCTGATCGGGCTCAACCTGCGCAGGTAA
- a CDS encoding DUF5709 domain-containing protein, whose protein sequence is MSNPTFEPGDSDEVYQPPEDGSDDTYDLDQAFGDDDVDGAVFDASYSPPEKPRGMTRFGTTAEEELQGESLDQRLSQEEPDPNLASDLEASPSDENVDSVDNSRIEDEDLSYAEVGGDRAGRLVDPDEGLGSDTEKDLIGSDVGIDQGAASAEEAAVHVID, encoded by the coding sequence ATGAGCAATCCGACCTTTGAACCCGGCGACTCGGACGAGGTCTACCAGCCGCCGGAAGACGGTTCCGACGACACGTACGACCTGGACCAGGCGTTCGGCGACGACGACGTGGACGGAGCGGTGTTCGACGCCAGCTACTCCCCGCCGGAGAAGCCCCGGGGCATGACCCGGTTCGGCACCACCGCGGAGGAGGAGCTCCAGGGCGAGTCCCTGGACCAGCGTCTCTCGCAGGAGGAGCCCGACCCGAACCTGGCCTCCGACCTGGAGGCCTCGCCCTCGGACGAGAACGTCGACTCGGTCGACAACAGCCGGATCGAGGACGAGGACCTGTCGTACGCCGAGGTGGGCGGAGACCGCGCCGGCCGGCTGGTGGACCCGGACGAGGGCCTCGGCTCGGACACCGAGAAGGACCTGATCGGGTCCGACGTCGGCATCGACCAGGGCGCGGCGAGCGCCGAAGAGGCCGCGGTCCACGTCATCGACTGA
- a CDS encoding ABC-F family ATP-binding cassette domain-containing protein: MAGIDVNQVSFTLPDGRPLLDEVTFKVPDGAVAALIGPNGTGKTTLLRILAGDTAAQSGAAVVAGSLGVMRQFIGSVRDRTSVRDLLISVAPAPVRIAGQALEAAELAMMERDDEPTQMAYAQALSDWADAGGYEAETAWDVCTVAALGMPFEKAQWRNADTLSGGEQKRLVLEALLRGPDDVLLLDEPDNYLDVPGKRWLEQRLAETPKTVLLVSHDRELLSHAATRIVTLEPHAAGANAWIHGGGFGTYAQARADRNSRLEELRRRWDEEHAKLKQLVLMLKTKSSFMDSMAAQYHAAQTRLAKFEAAGPPELVANEQNVHMRLKGGRTGKRAVVAENLELTGLMKPFSTELWFGDRVAVLGSNGSGKSHFLRLLAAGGSDPDIEHQPVDDSPTARPGSVEHTGSVKLGARVRPGWFAQTHQHVELAGRALLDILHRGDGHRSGLPREAASRVLDRYELSAQAEQKFESLSGGQQARFQILLLELSGATLLLLDEPTDNLDLHSAEALEKGLSAFEGTVVAVTHDRWFAREFDRFLVFGSDGRVYESDEPVWDETRVQRAR; the protein is encoded by the coding sequence GTGGCCGGTATCGACGTCAATCAGGTTTCCTTCACTCTGCCCGACGGGCGTCCCCTGCTGGACGAGGTCACGTTCAAGGTGCCCGACGGTGCGGTGGCCGCGCTGATCGGGCCGAACGGCACCGGCAAGACCACCCTGCTGCGGATCCTGGCCGGCGACACGGCCGCGCAGTCCGGCGCGGCCGTGGTCGCCGGTTCGCTCGGGGTGATGCGGCAGTTCATCGGCAGCGTGCGCGACCGCACCAGCGTGCGTGACCTGCTCATCTCGGTGGCGCCCGCACCGGTCCGGATCGCCGGGCAGGCCCTGGAGGCCGCCGAGCTGGCGATGATGGAACGCGACGACGAGCCGACCCAGATGGCCTATGCGCAGGCGCTGTCCGACTGGGCCGACGCCGGCGGTTACGAGGCCGAGACGGCGTGGGACGTGTGCACGGTGGCCGCGCTCGGCATGCCGTTCGAGAAGGCCCAGTGGCGTAATGCCGACACGCTCTCCGGCGGTGAGCAGAAGCGCCTGGTGCTGGAGGCCCTGCTGCGTGGGCCCGACGACGTGCTGCTGCTCGACGAGCCGGACAACTACCTCGACGTGCCGGGCAAGCGCTGGCTGGAACAGCGCCTGGCCGAGACCCCGAAGACCGTGCTGCTGGTCAGTCACGACCGGGAACTGCTCTCGCACGCCGCCACCCGCATCGTCACCCTGGAGCCGCACGCGGCCGGGGCCAACGCCTGGATCCACGGCGGTGGTTTCGGCACCTACGCGCAGGCCCGGGCCGACCGCAACTCCCGGCTGGAAGAACTGCGGCGCCGCTGGGACGAGGAGCACGCCAAGCTCAAGCAGCTCGTGCTGATGCTGAAGACCAAGTCCTCGTTCATGGACTCGATGGCCGCGCAGTACCACGCCGCCCAGACCCGGCTGGCCAAGTTCGAGGCGGCCGGCCCTCCGGAGCTGGTGGCGAACGAGCAGAACGTGCACATGCGGCTCAAGGGCGGGCGCACCGGAAAGCGCGCCGTGGTGGCCGAGAACCTGGAGCTGACCGGGCTGATGAAGCCGTTCAGCACCGAGCTGTGGTTCGGCGACCGGGTGGCCGTGCTCGGCTCGAACGGGTCGGGCAAGTCGCACTTCCTGCGGTTGCTCGCGGCCGGGGGCAGCGACCCGGACATCGAGCACCAGCCGGTGGACGACTCGCCGACGGCACGCCCGGGCAGCGTGGAGCACACCGGCTCGGTGAAGCTCGGGGCCCGGGTGCGGCCGGGCTGGTTCGCCCAGACCCACCAGCACGTCGAGCTGGCCGGGCGGGCGCTGCTCGACATCCTGCACCGGGGTGACGGGCACCGTTCCGGGCTGCCGCGCGAGGCGGCCAGCCGGGTGCTCGACCGGTACGAGCTCAGCGCCCAGGCCGAGCAGAAGTTCGAGTCGCTGTCGGGCGGTCAGCAGGCCAGGTTCCAGATCCTGCTGCTGGAACTGTCGGGTGCCACCCTGCTGCTGCTCGACGAGCCCACCGACAACCTCGACCTGCACTCGGCCGAGGCCCTGGAGAAGGGACTGTCCGCGTTCGAGGGCACGGTGGTGGCGGTGACTCACGACCGCTGGTTCGCCCGGGAGTTCGACCGGTTCCTGGTGTTCGGGTCGGACGGCAGGGTGTACGAGTCGGACGAGCCGGTCTGGGACGAGACCCGGGTCCAGCGGGCACGCTGA
- a CDS encoding lipid kinase: MIESPAVLIVNSASRRGQENFSQARDRLTELGVELMAAHAVEDPSTLPDVVARSVAAGARTIVLGGGDGTVSSVAPQLCSTEVVLGLLPTGTANDLARTLGLPTDLARACENVANGKIVDVDLGVVGDDRFLNVSSIGLAVGVTEQLNPRLKKRLGALAYPVATIKAYRRFQTFSAKLEFPDGDHPDVELDDLLQLAVANGRFYGGGAVVAPNAGIDDHLLDVYAIPRGTPRQRWQVARHFVSGAFTESDHVYHVTTRNVRVSTVPGQAINVDGELSAHTPETFGVVQGGLRVIVPEDATVGVADISARQRARS, translated from the coding sequence GTGATCGAGTCTCCGGCCGTCCTCATCGTGAACTCGGCCTCCCGTCGGGGGCAGGAGAACTTCTCCCAGGCCCGCGACCGGCTGACCGAGCTGGGCGTGGAGCTGATGGCCGCCCACGCGGTCGAAGACCCGAGCACCCTGCCCGACGTGGTGGCGCGGTCCGTCGCCGCCGGTGCCCGCACGATCGTGCTGGGTGGCGGCGACGGCACGGTCAGCTCGGTGGCGCCGCAGCTGTGCAGCACCGAGGTGGTGCTCGGGCTGCTGCCCACCGGCACCGCCAACGACCTGGCCCGCACTCTGGGTCTGCCCACCGATCTGGCCAGGGCCTGCGAGAACGTGGCCAACGGCAAGATTGTGGACGTCGATCTGGGCGTGGTGGGCGACGACCGGTTCCTCAACGTCAGCTCGATCGGCCTGGCCGTCGGCGTCACCGAGCAGCTCAACCCCAGGCTGAAGAAGCGGCTCGGGGCACTGGCCTACCCGGTCGCCACGATCAAGGCCTACCGCCGGTTCCAGACCTTCTCGGCCAAGCTGGAGTTCCCCGACGGCGACCACCCCGACGTCGAGCTGGACGACCTGCTCCAGCTGGCCGTGGCCAACGGCCGCTTCTACGGCGGGGGAGCGGTGGTGGCGCCGAACGCCGGCATCGACGACCACCTGCTCGACGTGTACGCCATCCCGCGCGGCACGCCACGGCAGCGCTGGCAGGTGGCCCGGCACTTCGTCAGTGGGGCCTTCACCGAGAGCGACCACGTGTACCACGTGACCACCCGCAACGTGCGCGTCTCCACCGTGCCCGGGCAGGCGATCAACGTGGACGGCGAGCTGTCCGCGCACACCCCCGAGACCTTCGGCGTGGTGCAGGGCGGCCTGCGGGTGATCGTGCCGGAAGACGCCACGGTCGGGGTGGCCGACATCAGTGCGAGACAGCGGGCCCGTTCGTGA
- the sthA gene encoding Si-specific NAD(P)(+) transhydrogenase → MAESSEYDYDLVVIGSGPGGQKAAIAAAKLGRRAAVVERGDMVGGVCINTGTIPSKTLREAVLYLTGTYQRDMYGQNYRVKQDITLEDLLARTTHVIGREIEVIRSQLNRNGVDLLHGTGRFTDAHTVLIEGGPGGSHSVTAAYVVIATGTTPARPGSIDFDGKKVIDSDGILHLDQLPRSLVVVGAGVIGIEYASMFAAVGCKVTVVEQRDQMLDFCDSEIVESLKFHLRDLSVTFRFGEKVASVENNELGTVTNLVSGKRIPADAVMYSAGRQGATDALDLANAGLEADARGRITVDEHYRTSVGHIYAVGDVIGFPALAATSMEQGRLAAYHAFGEQVNSLIGLQPIGIYTIPEISYCGWTEADLTSSSVPYEVGISRYRELARGQIAGDSYGMLKLLVSTGTRKLLGVHVFGSQATELVHLGQAIMTCEGTVDNLVDTVFNYPTLSEAYKVAALDAVNKIRAVERFFASDPHRVEDDVEPLTNGPAVSH, encoded by the coding sequence ATGGCCGAGTCATCCGAGTACGACTACGACCTGGTGGTGATCGGGTCCGGGCCGGGTGGTCAGAAGGCCGCGATCGCCGCGGCCAAGCTGGGCCGCCGGGCCGCCGTGGTGGAGCGCGGCGACATGGTCGGCGGGGTCTGCATCAACACCGGCACGATCCCCTCGAAGACCCTGCGCGAGGCCGTGCTCTATCTCACCGGCACCTACCAGCGGGACATGTACGGCCAGAACTACCGGGTGAAGCAGGACATCACCCTGGAAGACCTGCTGGCCCGCACCACGCACGTGATCGGCCGCGAGATCGAGGTGATCCGCAGCCAGCTCAACCGCAACGGCGTGGACCTGCTGCACGGCACCGGCCGGTTCACCGATGCGCACACCGTGCTGATCGAGGGCGGCCCGGGTGGCTCGCACAGCGTCACTGCGGCCTATGTGGTGATCGCCACCGGCACCACCCCGGCGCGACCCGGCTCGATCGACTTCGACGGCAAGAAGGTCATCGACTCCGACGGCATCCTGCACCTGGACCAGCTGCCCCGGTCGCTGGTCGTGGTCGGTGCCGGGGTGATCGGGATCGAGTACGCCTCGATGTTCGCCGCGGTCGGCTGCAAGGTCACCGTGGTGGAGCAACGCGACCAGATGCTCGACTTCTGCGACTCGGAGATCGTCGAGTCGCTCAAGTTCCACCTGCGCGACCTGTCGGTCACCTTCCGGTTCGGCGAGAAGGTCGCCTCGGTCGAGAACAACGAGCTCGGCACGGTGACGAATCTGGTGTCGGGCAAGCGGATTCCGGCGGACGCGGTGATGTACTCGGCCGGCCGGCAGGGCGCGACCGACGCCCTCGACCTGGCCAACGCGGGCCTGGAGGCCGACGCCCGGGGCCGGATCACCGTGGACGAGCACTACCGCACCAGCGTCGGGCACATCTACGCGGTGGGTGACGTGATCGGGTTCCCGGCGCTGGCCGCGACCTCGATGGAACAGGGCCGGCTGGCCGCCTACCACGCCTTCGGCGAGCAGGTGAACAGCCTGATCGGGCTCCAGCCGATCGGCATCTACACGATCCCGGAGATCAGCTACTGCGGCTGGACCGAGGCCGACCTGACCTCGTCGTCCGTGCCCTACGAGGTGGGCATCTCGCGCTACCGCGAGCTGGCCCGCGGGCAGATCGCCGGTGACTCCTACGGCATGCTGAAACTGCTGGTCAGCACCGGCACGCGAAAGCTGCTCGGGGTGCACGTGTTCGGCTCCCAGGCCACCGAGCTGGTGCACCTGGGCCAGGCGATCATGACCTGCGAGGGCACCGTGGACAACCTGGTGGACACAGTGTTCAACTACCCCACGCTGTCCGAGGCCTACAAGGTGGCGGCGCTCGACGCGGTGAACAAGATCCGTGCCGTCGAGCGGTTCTTCGCCTCCGACCCGCACCGGGTGGAGGACGACGTGGAGCCGCTCACGAACGGGCCCGCTGTCTCGCACTGA
- the rplM gene encoding 50S ribosomal protein L13 has protein sequence MRTFTPKPGDVERRWHVIDASDVVLGRLATQAAVLLRGKHKPTFAPHVDTGDFVIIINADKVALTGNKREQKKAYRHSGYPGGLRSVTYTELLDKNPERAVEKAVRGMLPKNSLGRAVLGKLKVYSGPEHPHAAQQPVPFEITQIAQ, from the coding sequence GTGCGTACGTTTACCCCCAAGCCCGGTGATGTCGAGCGTCGCTGGCACGTCATCGACGCGTCCGACGTCGTCCTTGGCCGACTTGCCACGCAGGCCGCGGTGCTGCTGCGGGGCAAGCACAAGCCGACCTTCGCTCCGCACGTCGACACCGGCGACTTCGTCATCATCATCAACGCCGACAAGGTTGCCCTGACCGGCAACAAGCGCGAGCAGAAGAAGGCCTACCGGCACTCCGGCTACCCGGGTGGTCTGCGTTCGGTCACCTACACCGAACTGCTGGACAAGAACCCGGAACGGGCCGTCGAGAAGGCGGTTCGGGGCATGCTGCCGAAGAACTCCCTCGGTCGTGCCGTGCTCGGCAAGCTCAAGGTCTACTCCGGCCCGGAGCACCCGCACGCCGCGCAGCAGCCCGTCCCCTTCGAGATCACCCAGATCGCCCAGTAA
- the rpsI gene encoding 30S ribosomal protein S9: protein MSEPTTDVVEETTDEFEEDAPSSYTSATPAAKGGGSSITAPGGATGRRKEAVARVRLVPGTGQWKINGRTLEDYFPNKVHQQLVNEPFRVTETEGRFDVIARLHGGGSSGQAGALRLGVARSLNEIDEEANRPSMKKAGFMTRDPRVKERKKAGLKKARKAPQYSKR, encoded by the coding sequence GTGAGCGAGCCCACCACCGACGTGGTCGAAGAGACCACCGACGAGTTCGAAGAGGACGCGCCCAGCAGCTACACCTCCGCCACGCCGGCGGCCAAGGGTGGCGGCTCGAGCATCACCGCCCCCGGTGGGGCCACCGGCCGCCGCAAGGAGGCCGTCGCCCGCGTCCGCCTCGTGCCCGGCACCGGGCAGTGGAAGATCAACGGCCGCACCCTCGAGGACTACTTCCCGAACAAGGTGCACCAGCAGCTGGTCAACGAGCCCTTCCGGGTCACCGAGACCGAGGGCCGCTTCGACGTCATCGCCCGTCTGCACGGTGGTGGCTCGTCCGGTCAGGCCGGTGCGCTGCGTCTGGGCGTCGCCCGTTCGCTGAACGAGATCGACGAAGAGGCCAACCGCCCGTCGATGAAGAAGGCCGGCTTCATGACTCGTGACCCGCGGGTCAAGGAGCGCAAGAAGGCTGGTCTCAAGAAGGCGCGTAAGGCTCCTCAGTACAGCAAGCGCTGA
- the glmM gene encoding phosphoglucosamine mutase → MARLFGTDGVRGLANRDVTAEIALDLTVAAAHVLGEVADFHGRRPRAVIGRDTRASGEFLSAAVMAGLASAGVDVEDAGVVPTPAVAFLVDDTEADLGVVLSASHNPMPDNGIKFFASGGFKLPDEVEDQIERRMGEPWDRPVGAEVGRTRRLAKADDRYVKHLVGTLPCRLDGLKVVLDCAHGAASTVSPRAFREAGAEVVVIGAEPDGLNINDGYGSTHLDRLREAVIANGADAGIAHDGDADRCLAVDHLGRDVDGDQIMAILALAFADRGVLAHKTLVTTVMSNLGLKLAMEREGIRMVQTAVGDRYVLEEMRAEGYSLGGEQSGHVVMLEHSTTGDGVLTGLHLLARMAETGKSLAELGSVMERLPQVLVNVKGVDKSRCHDDAEVQAAVSAVEARLGDTGRVLLRPSGTEALVRVMVEAKEAGQARAEADGLASVVKAQLAL, encoded by the coding sequence TTGGCGCGACTATTCGGCACGGACGGCGTCAGAGGACTGGCCAATCGTGACGTGACCGCTGAGATCGCCCTCGACCTCACGGTCGCGGCGGCGCATGTGCTCGGTGAGGTCGCGGACTTCCACGGCCGCCGGCCCCGGGCCGTCATCGGCCGTGACACCCGCGCCTCCGGCGAGTTCCTGTCCGCCGCCGTGATGGCCGGCCTGGCCAGCGCCGGGGTCGACGTGGAAGACGCCGGTGTGGTGCCGACGCCCGCGGTCGCGTTCCTGGTCGACGACACCGAGGCCGATCTGGGTGTGGTGCTGTCGGCATCGCACAACCCGATGCCCGACAACGGCATCAAGTTCTTCGCCAGCGGCGGCTTCAAGCTTCCCGACGAGGTCGAGGACCAGATCGAGCGCCGGATGGGTGAACCCTGGGACCGCCCGGTCGGTGCCGAGGTGGGCCGCACCCGCCGCCTGGCCAAGGCCGACGACCGCTACGTGAAGCACCTGGTCGGCACCCTGCCCTGCCGCCTCGACGGCCTGAAGGTCGTGCTCGACTGCGCTCACGGCGCGGCCAGCACGGTCTCTCCCCGGGCCTTCCGTGAGGCCGGTGCCGAGGTCGTGGTGATCGGGGCCGAGCCGGACGGGCTCAACATCAACGACGGCTACGGCTCCACCCACCTGGACCGCCTGCGCGAGGCCGTGATCGCGAACGGCGCCGACGCCGGCATCGCGCACGACGGTGATGCCGACCGCTGCCTGGCCGTCGACCACCTGGGCCGCGACGTGGACGGCGACCAGATCATGGCCATCCTCGCCCTGGCCTTCGCCGACCGCGGCGTGCTGGCCCACAAGACGCTGGTCACCACGGTGATGAGCAACCTGGGCCTGAAGCTGGCCATGGAGCGCGAGGGCATCCGCATGGTGCAGACCGCCGTGGGTGACCGCTACGTGCTGGAAGAGATGCGGGCCGAGGGTTATTCGCTCGGCGGCGAGCAGTCCGGTCACGTGGTCATGCTCGAGCACAGCACCACCGGTGACGGCGTGCTCACCGGCCTGCACCTGCTGGCCCGCATGGCCGAGACCGGTAAGTCGCTGGCCGAGCTGGGCTCGGTGATGGAGCGGCTGCCGCAGGTGCTGGTGAACGTGAAGGGCGTGGACAAGAGCCGCTGCCACGACGACGCCGAGGTCCAGGCCGCCGTCTCCGCCGTGGAGGCCCGGCTGGGTGACACCGGGCGGGTGCTGCTGCGTCCCTCCGGCACCGAGGCGCTGGTGCGCGTCATGGTCGAGGCCAAGGAGGCCGGGCAGGCCCGCGCCGAGGCCGACGGCCTGGCGTCGGTGGTGAAGGCGCAGCTCGCGCTGTAA